One part of the Terriglobia bacterium genome encodes these proteins:
- a CDS encoding carboxypeptidase-like regulatory domain-containing protein, with translation MRKIFVYSFLAFLVLGCAAAFGQTASGVAAISGVVRDPSGASVPKANVVISSEGRGVIRTLSTNQAGVFTAPSLVPAPGYKVTVTAQGFSGYEVRNLELKVGQNLDLEIRLKVAGRMESIEVTAEAALVEATKTDASTVVNTQQILGLPINGRRVDNFVLLTPGVTNDGNFGLLTFRGVANGNTFLLDGNDNTEEFFVENAGRTRVMSQISQDAVQHVVETNLDLVRACGVPAEAIRPVLVVRPETRAPAGYSRRGRRRAVPK, from the coding sequence ATGAGAAAAATCTTTGTGTACTCATTCTTGGCGTTTCTAGTTCTTGGCTGCGCCGCTGCATTTGGACAAACCGCCAGCGGAGTCGCTGCTATCTCCGGCGTTGTCCGAGATCCATCGGGCGCGTCGGTACCCAAAGCTAACGTCGTCATTTCCAGTGAGGGACGCGGCGTTATCCGTACCCTCTCCACGAACCAGGCCGGCGTGTTCACGGCGCCTTCCCTGGTTCCCGCTCCCGGGTACAAGGTGACCGTCACAGCCCAGGGCTTTTCGGGTTACGAAGTGAGGAACCTGGAACTAAAGGTGGGGCAGAACCTCGACCTCGAGATTAGGCTGAAAGTAGCGGGGAGGATGGAGAGCATTGAGGTCACGGCGGAAGCGGCGCTGGTGGAAGCTACGAAGACAGATGCTTCCACTGTCGTCAACACCCAGCAAATCCTGGGGCTGCCGATCAACGGGCGGCGCGTAGACAACTTCGTGCTGCTGACTCCCGGAGTTACCAACGACGGAAATTTCGGTTTGTTGACGTTCCGAGGGGTAGCGAACGGGAACACGTTTCTGCTGGACGGGAATGACAACACGGAGGAATTCTTCGTCGAGAACGCCGGGCGCACGCGGGTGATGTCGCAGATTTCGCAGGATGCGGTGCAGCATGTCGTCGAGACGAACCTGGATCTCGTGCGAGCCTGCGGGGTCCCGGCCGAAGCCATCCGGCCTGTCCTGGTCGTCCGGCCGGAGACGCGAGCTCCCGCTGGCTATTCAAGGCGTGGCCGGAGGCGAGCT
- a CDS encoding superoxide dismutase translates to MALRSVPNPGAGQTAHELPPLPYDFAALEPHIDAQTMQIHHDKHHGAYVTNLNAALDKHPDLKSKSVEDLLRNLGSIPEDIRTAVRNNGGGHANHSMFWKLMKPNGGGNPTGDIAGVIGQFGGFEPFKEKFNDNGVKRFGSGWTWLVRTSAGKFDLLSTANQDSPLLDGNFPVFGNDVWEHAYYLKYQNRRADYLKAWWNVVNWDEINRRLKQGR, encoded by the coding sequence ATGGCTTTAAGAAGTGTGCCTAATCCCGGTGCAGGGCAGACTGCTCACGAACTGCCCCCTCTCCCCTACGACTTCGCTGCGCTTGAGCCCCACATTGACGCGCAGACCATGCAGATCCACCACGACAAGCACCACGGCGCGTATGTCACCAACCTCAACGCCGCCCTCGACAAGCATCCTGACCTCAAGTCCAAGTCGGTCGAAGACCTGCTGCGCAACCTCGGCTCCATTCCGGAAGACATCCGCACCGCGGTCCGTAACAACGGCGGTGGCCATGCCAACCACTCCATGTTCTGGAAGCTGATGAAGCCCAATGGCGGCGGCAATCCCACCGGCGACATCGCCGGCGTGATCGGCCAGTTCGGCGGTTTCGAGCCATTCAAGGAGAAGTTCAACGACAACGGCGTCAAGCGCTTTGGCAGCGGCTGGACCTGGCTGGTGCGCACCAGCGCCGGCAAATTCGATCTGCTCAGCACCGCCAACCAGGACAGCCCATTACTGGACGGCAATTTCCCCGTCTTCGGCAACGACGTCTGGGAGCACGCCTACTATCTCAAGTACCAGAACCGCCGCGCCGACTACCTCAAGGCCT